A stretch of the Meles meles chromosome 19, mMelMel3.1 paternal haplotype, whole genome shotgun sequence genome encodes the following:
- the BCAM gene encoding basal cell adhesion molecule, giving the protein MEPRDGPARCRAPRLLVLALLLGAHPGAQAEEPLPGSSLVEVMKGEPVALNCTALAAHDHFVLEWFLADRSGVRHRLASAQQQGSELQGRVHDSRGRSPPYQLDSRGHLVLTEAQVGDEQSYVCVVRAGAASTEATTELRMFAKPEATEVFPNKGILSVVEDFAQEIATCNSRNGNPAPQITWYQNGQPLRVPMEVNTEGYMTSRTVREASGLQSLTSTLYLRLRKAHRDASFHCSVSYDLPMGRRGRLDSPAFHLTLHYPTENVNFWVGSPSTTEGWVREGDSVQLFCRGDGNPSMEYVFFRLQDKQENVLKTNLEGNLTLEGVQRGQSGTYGCRVEDYDAAEDAVLSKTAELRVAYLDPLELSTGEELSLHLGNSTTVNCSVQGLPTPALRWTKDFVPLGNGPTLSLSSITFDSAGTYVCEASMPTVPLLSRTQSFKLLVQGPPQLSAEETQPQTEGGWREGDEVRLVCSARGYPEPKLSWSQLGGSPAEPALAGQGWVSSSLTLKVTSALSREGVSCEASNTHGKKQHVFHFGSVAPQTSQAGVAVMAVAVSVGLLLLVVAAFYCMRRKGRPGCCRRGEKGAPPPGDPQLSHSGSERPEQTGLLMGGASGGARHGSGGFGDEC; this is encoded by the exons ATGGAGCCCCGGGACGGCCCGGCCCGGTGCAGGGCCCCGCGGCTGCTGGTGCTCGCGCTCCTGCTGGGGGCGCACCCAG GTGCCCAGGCTGAGGAGCCTTTGCCTGGGTCCTCCCTGGTGGAGGTGATGAAGGGGGAGCCCGTCGCCCTGAACTGCACCGCCTTGGCGGCCCACGACCATTTTGTGCTGGAGTGGTTCCTG GCAGACCGCTCTGGGGTCCGCCACCGCCTGGCCTCAGCCCAGCAGCAGGGCTCCGAGCTCCAGGGCCGGGTGCATGACTCCCGGGGCCGCAGCCCCCCATACCAGCTGGACTCCCGGGGCCACCTGGTGCTGACCGAGGCCCAGGTGGGAGACGAGCAGAGCTATGTGTGCGTGGTGAGGGCGGGCGCGGCAAGCACCGAGGCCACCACGGAGCTCCGCATGTTCG CGAAACCGGAGGCAACCGAGGTCTTCCCCAACAAAGGGATCCTGTCTGTGGTGGAAGACTTTGCCCAGGAG ATCGCCACCTGCAACAGCCGCAACGGGAACCCCGCCCCCCAGATCACGTGGTATCAGAACGGGCAGCCGCTCCGGGTGCCCATGGAGGTGAACACAG AGGGCTACATGACCAGCCGCACGGTCCGGGAGGCCTCCGGCCTGCAGTCTCTCACCAGCACCCTCTACCTGCGGCTCCGGAAGGCCCACCGGGACGCCAGCTTCCACTGCTCCGTGAGCTACGACCTGCCCATGGGCCGGCGCGGCCGCCTGGACAGCCCTGCCTTCCACCTGACTCTGCACT ATCCCACGGAGAACGTGAATTTCTGGGTGGGCAGCCCGTCCACCACCGAGGGCTGGGTACGCGAGGGTGACTCTGTCCAGCTGTTTTGCCGGGGGGACGGCAACCCCAGCATGGAATACGTATTTTTCCGCCTTCAG GACAAGCAGGAGAACGTGCTGAAAACAAATCTTGAGGGGAACTTGACCCTGGAGGGGGTTCAGCGGGGCCAGAGCGGGACCTACGGCTGCAGGGTCGAGGACTACGATGCTGCTGAGGACGCGGTGCTCTCCAAAACCGCGGAGCTGCGCGTGGCCT ACCTGGACCCCCTCGAGCTCAGCACCGGGGAGGAGCTCTCCTTACACTTGGGTAACAGCACAACCGTGAACTGCTCCGTGCAAGGtctgcccacccctgccctgcgCTGGACCAAG GACTTCGTCCCCCTGGGGAACGGCCCCACCCTCTCCCTGAGCTCCATCACCTTCGACTCGGCGGGCACCTACGTCTGTGAGGCCTCCATGCCCACGGTCCCCCTCCTCAGCCGCACCCAGAGCTTCAAGCTGCTGGTCCAAG ggCCACCTCAATTAAGCGCAGAAGAGACTCAGCCCCAGACAGAGGGCGGCTGGAGGGAAGGAGATGAAGTCAGGCTGGTGTGCTCTGCCCGCGGTTACCCGGAGCCCAAACTCAGCTGGAGCCAATTGGGTGGCAGC CCAGCAGAACCGGCGCTcgctgggcagggctgggtgagCAGCTCCCTGACCCTGAAGGTGACCAGTGCCCTGAGCAGAGAAGGCGTCTCCTGTGAGGCCTCCAACACCCATGGGAAGAAGCAGCATGTCTTCCACTTCGGCTCTG tGGCCCCCCAGACTTCCCAGGCCGGCGTGGCTGTCATGGCCGTGGCCGTCAGCGTGGGCCTCTTGCTTCTCGTCGTCGCTGCCTTCTACTGCATGAGACGCAAGGGTCGCCCCGGCTGCTGCCGGCGAGGGGAAAAGGGGGCTCC GCCACCTGGAGACCcacagctgagccactcagggtcAGAGCGGCCTGAGCAGACGGGCCTTCTCATGGGAGGTGCCTCTGGGGGAGCCAGGCATGGCAGCGGGGGCTTCGGAGATGAG tgcTGA